A single Leptolyngbya subtilissima AS-A7 DNA region contains:
- the coaBC gene encoding bifunctional phosphopantothenoylcysteine decarboxylase/phosphopantothenate--cysteine ligase CoaBC, protein MDAPRRVLIGISGGIAAYKICSVISSLAKAGLAVRVVLTQQGQAFIPPLTVATLARHPAYTDENFWQATQGRPLHIELGEWAELLVIAPLSANTLGKLAHGLADNLLTNTVLASTCPVLLAPAMNTDMWQQQAVQRNWHQLLQDPRYHSIDPGSGVLACDRIGTGRMAEPEDILTPIHSLLHSGGQRDLVGKHLLISTGSTREFLDSVRFIGNPASGKMGVALAQTASHRGATVTLVHGPMEESLKARLGGIQTVSITTAEEMHRAMLTNLPQADWIVMAAAVADVKPATQASTKLAKADLPQSLPLAQVPDIVADLSQKRSPHQRLIGFAAQTGDITPPALDKLQRKGLDAIVANPIDVAGSGFGGDRNQAVLLTQAGDKLPIPPCTKLEMAHQIWDALLKAGF, encoded by the coding sequence GTGGACGCTCCCCGTCGAGTGCTGATAGGCATTAGCGGCGGCATTGCAGCCTATAAGATTTGCTCGGTGATTTCGTCGCTGGCCAAGGCAGGCCTAGCGGTGCGTGTTGTGCTGACCCAGCAGGGGCAGGCCTTCATTCCACCCCTGACGGTGGCCACCCTGGCCCGGCACCCTGCCTATACAGACGAGAATTTTTGGCAGGCGACCCAGGGACGGCCGCTGCACATTGAGCTGGGCGAATGGGCTGAGCTGTTGGTGATTGCCCCCCTGAGCGCTAACACGCTGGGCAAGCTGGCCCACGGTCTGGCCGATAATTTGCTGACCAATACCGTACTGGCCTCGACCTGCCCAGTGCTGTTGGCCCCAGCGATGAATACCGACATGTGGCAGCAGCAGGCGGTGCAGCGCAACTGGCACCAGCTACTTCAGGATCCGCGCTATCACAGCATTGATCCAGGTAGTGGGGTGCTGGCCTGCGATCGCATCGGCACCGGGCGCATGGCCGAGCCGGAGGACATTCTCACCCCCATTCACTCGCTGCTGCACAGCGGCGGGCAGCGCGACCTGGTAGGGAAGCACCTGCTGATCAGCACCGGCAGCACCCGCGAGTTTTTGGATTCTGTGCGCTTTATTGGCAACCCCGCCAGCGGTAAAATGGGGGTAGCCTTGGCCCAAACTGCAAGTCACCGGGGCGCTACAGTCACCCTCGTTCATGGGCCGATGGAGGAATCCCTCAAAGCCCGCCTGGGCGGCATTCAAACCGTGAGCATTACCACGGCTGAGGAGATGCATCGGGCGATGCTAACTAACCTACCCCAGGCCGATTGGATTGTGATGGCGGCGGCGGTGGCCGATGTGAAACCAGCGACCCAGGCGTCCACTAAGTTGGCTAAAGCAGATCTGCCCCAATCCCTACCCCTGGCCCAGGTGCCCGACATTGTGGCCGATTTATCCCAAAAGCGATCGCCCCACCAGCGGCTAATTGGCTTTGCCGCTCAGACCGGCGACATCACTCCCCCAGCGTTAGATAAGCTGCAGCGCAAGGGGTTAGATGCGATCGTGGCGAACCCTATTGATGTGGCGGGAAGTGGATTTGGGGGCGATCGCAACCAGGCCGTCCTGCTCACTCAAGCGGGCGACAAGCTTCCTATTCCTCCCTGCACCAAGTTGGAGATGGCCCACCAAATCTGGGATGCTCTGCTGAAAGCTGGATTCTAG
- a CDS encoding histone deacetylase family protein, translating to MSQLPVIYHSDYVAPLPDGHRFPMPKFRLLRDRLLHDGVITPDQIYQPGEPPQAWLELVHQAAYVNAYRQGTLDAKAQRRIGLPWSAALVKRTCTAVGGTILTAKLALEHGLACNTAGGTHHAFPDYGSGFCIFNDLAIATRVLQAQGRVNRVLILDLDVHQGDGTAWIFRDDSSVFTFSMHCQENFPARKQSSDLDVPLALGMEDDAYLNCLARYVPDLLAQVKPDLVFYDAGADPHKDDLLGKLALTNTGLYQRDRFVLDSCVKAGYPIACVIGGGYGQSMEDLIFRHSLLHRAAVEVYQAHRL from the coding sequence TTGAGTCAGCTTCCGGTTATCTATCACTCCGACTACGTCGCCCCCCTGCCCGACGGGCATCGCTTTCCGATGCCCAAGTTTCGGCTACTGCGCGATCGCCTGCTGCACGATGGTGTGATCACCCCAGACCAGATTTACCAGCCCGGCGAACCGCCTCAGGCCTGGCTGGAGCTTGTGCACCAGGCTGCCTATGTCAACGCTTACCGCCAGGGCACGCTAGATGCTAAGGCCCAACGGCGCATCGGGTTGCCCTGGAGCGCCGCCCTAGTTAAGCGCACCTGCACGGCGGTGGGGGGCACCATTCTCACTGCCAAGCTGGCTTTGGAGCATGGGCTGGCCTGCAATACGGCAGGGGGAACCCACCACGCCTTTCCCGACTACGGATCGGGATTTTGCATCTTTAATGATCTGGCGATCGCCACTCGAGTGCTGCAAGCGCAGGGCCGCGTCAATCGCGTGCTGATCCTCGACTTAGACGTGCACCAGGGTGACGGCACCGCCTGGATCTTCCGCGACGACTCCAGCGTTTTTACTTTTTCCATGCACTGCCAGGAGAACTTTCCAGCCCGCAAACAGAGCAGCGATTTGGATGTGCCCTTGGCCTTGGGCATGGAGGATGATGCCTACCTAAACTGCCTGGCGCGATATGTTCCAGATTTGCTGGCTCAGGTGAAGCCTGACCTCGTGTTTTACGATGCCGGGGCCGACCCGCACAAAGACGACCTGCTGGGCAAGCTGGCGCTGACCAACACCGGCCTTTATCAGCGCGATCGCTTCGTACTCGACAGCTGTGTGAAGGCGGGCTATCCCATCGCCTGCGTCATCGGCGGCGGCTACGGCCAATCGATGGAGGATCTGATCTTTCGCCACTCGCTGCTGCATAGAGCCGCCGTCGAGGTGTACCAGGCTCACCGCTTATAA
- a CDS encoding LysM peptidoglycan-binding domain-containing M23 family metallopeptidase produces the protein MMFYDSLQHWATRRLGATSPTQRLGHKGLVWLLGLAVTLPLGALATPGAIAQTGPAACSQPALSRLTRHRVAQGETLAAIAQRYSLLPATIMGLNPAVQGGAVSPGQELIIPPFNGIRVSVPPGRTWQQVSQTYNSRPDVLFEVNGCVSTVPTTIFLPGVNWFPGVATTAATAAPATPLQGYPLPQRSQVIVNYGWQPDPAQGKLVFNTGVALASSASTPALAVGAGTVAFAGTDATYGNLVVVNHAQGLQTRYANLAALNVRAGQTVRQGDRLGAIATSEGNDAFLFFEVRLNSTAGWVAQDPQDYVPAMVLR, from the coding sequence ATGATGTTTTACGATTCGCTTCAGCATTGGGCCACCCGTCGGTTGGGCGCTACTAGTCCTACCCAGCGATTGGGACACAAAGGCTTAGTTTGGCTGCTTGGTCTGGCCGTCACCCTACCGCTGGGGGCGCTGGCCACGCCAGGCGCGATCGCCCAAACCGGCCCAGCCGCTTGCTCTCAACCTGCCCTGTCGCGCTTGACCCGTCACCGCGTAGCCCAAGGCGAAACGCTGGCCGCCATTGCCCAGCGCTATAGTCTGTTACCAGCCACTATCATGGGGCTCAACCCTGCCGTTCAAGGGGGTGCCGTCAGCCCGGGGCAAGAGCTGATCATTCCGCCCTTCAACGGCATTCGGGTCAGCGTCCCCCCAGGTAGAACCTGGCAGCAGGTTTCCCAGACCTACAACAGTCGGCCCGATGTGCTGTTTGAGGTCAATGGCTGCGTGAGCACGGTACCGACCACCATTTTTCTGCCTGGGGTGAACTGGTTTCCAGGCGTGGCGACCACAGCGGCCACCGCTGCTCCGGCCACACCGCTTCAAGGATATCCCCTACCCCAGCGATCGCAGGTGATTGTCAACTACGGCTGGCAGCCTGACCCAGCCCAGGGCAAGCTGGTATTTAACACTGGGGTCGCCCTGGCTAGCTCAGCCAGCACTCCAGCGCTGGCGGTGGGGGCAGGCACCGTAGCCTTTGCCGGCACTGACGCCACCTACGGCAATCTGGTGGTCGTCAACCACGCCCAGGGGCTGCAAACTCGCTACGCCAACCTGGCAGCGCTGAATGTACGAGCTGGGCAAACGGTGCGCCAGGGCGATCGTCTGGGAGCGATCGCTACCTCAGAGGGCAACGACGCGTTCCTATTCTTTGAAGTGCGGCTTAATTCCACCGCAGGTTGGGTTGCCCAGGACCCCCAAGACTACGTGCCCGCCATGGTGTTGCGCTAA
- a CDS encoding HhoA/HhoB/HtrA family serine endopeptidase: protein MDSLPKQFSQQLALVAVALAVGGGAGWAGHYYVSQASSAPAEDAAAEPPPAVKTSLTTVAQATPNPLTIDPMGENQNFIALAVEQVGPAVVRIDAERTVPEISPDAFNNPFFRRFFDEQEMPPSELPDRLEQGTGSGFILTANGQILTNAHVVEGAKTVQVTLRDGRDFEGKVVGVDSVTDVAVVKIEAADLPTVQIGSTQDLAPGQWAIAIGNPLGLDNTVTAGIISALGRSSNQVGIPDKRVQFIQTDAAINPGNSGGPLLNDRGEVIGMNTAIRANAQGLGFAIPIETAKRIADQLFANGEVLHPFLGIQMVELSAEMVDRLNEEEQLNLKIDNDDEPGVLIVGVLPDSPAQAAGLKIGDVIRAIEGDPVDSPPDVQARVEATKLGGTLKLDIHRDGRDQTIDVKPAAMPADLR from the coding sequence ATGGACTCGTTACCAAAGCAGTTTTCTCAGCAGCTCGCGTTGGTGGCAGTAGCTCTGGCCGTAGGAGGTGGTGCAGGTTGGGCTGGTCATTATTACGTTAGCCAAGCGAGTTCAGCCCCAGCAGAGGATGCCGCTGCTGAACCTCCTCCAGCGGTCAAGACTTCATTGACTACCGTAGCTCAGGCTACTCCCAACCCCTTGACCATCGACCCGATGGGAGAAAACCAAAACTTTATTGCTCTAGCGGTAGAGCAGGTTGGGCCAGCGGTGGTGCGCATTGATGCCGAGCGCACCGTGCCCGAAATTTCCCCCGATGCCTTCAACAATCCCTTCTTTCGGCGCTTCTTTGACGAGCAAGAAATGCCCCCCTCTGAGCTGCCCGATCGCCTAGAGCAAGGGACTGGGTCGGGGTTCATTCTCACCGCCAATGGCCAGATTTTGACCAATGCCCATGTAGTTGAGGGGGCCAAAACAGTGCAGGTTACCCTCCGCGATGGGCGTGACTTTGAGGGGAAAGTGGTTGGAGTCGACTCGGTAACCGACGTAGCGGTAGTCAAAATCGAAGCCGCCGACTTGCCCACCGTGCAGATTGGTAGCACCCAAGACTTGGCTCCAGGGCAGTGGGCGATCGCCATTGGCAACCCCCTCGGTCTTGACAACACCGTCACCGCTGGTATCATCAGCGCCCTAGGGCGCAGCAGCAACCAAGTGGGCATTCCCGACAAACGGGTACAGTTTATCCAGACCGATGCTGCTATTAACCCCGGCAATTCCGGTGGCCCCCTCCTCAACGACCGGGGCGAGGTGATTGGTATGAACACCGCCATTCGCGCCAACGCTCAAGGTTTGGGGTTTGCCATTCCCATTGAAACCGCCAAGCGCATCGCCGATCAGCTCTTTGCTAACGGTGAAGTGCTGCACCCATTCCTCGGCATTCAAATGGTCGAACTCTCCGCCGAGATGGTCGATCGCCTCAACGAGGAAGAGCAGCTAAATCTTAAAATCGACAACGATGACGAGCCCGGCGTTCTCATTGTTGGGGTGCTGCCCGACAGTCCAGCCCAAGCCGCAGGTTTGAAGATCGGGGATGTGATCCGCGCGATTGAGGGCGACCCTGTCGATAGCCCGCCCGATGTGCAGGCTCGGGTAGAAGCTACTAAACTCGGCGGTACCCTCAAGCTTGATATTCACCGCGATGGCCGTGACCAAACCATCGACGTCAAACCCGCTGCCATGCCCGCTGACCTGCGTTAG
- a CDS encoding phosphoribulokinase has product MSRPIILGIVGDSAAGKTTLSRGIAQILGEDDVTIICTDDYHRYDRKQRKEMGISALHPDCNYIDIIQQHLGLLRTGQPILKPIYNHTTGEFDAPEYIEPKRFVIAEGLLGYSTRACRDAYDVKVYLAPPEDLRANWKIKRDTRKRGYTPEEVVEQIKAREEDSEAFIRPQRQWADVVVSFYPPDGNSSGDELLLNVRLVMRPTIPHPDFTHLLEDKNGGSLSDAVRMGLDRDMGKPVDVLEIDGHATEKPVQELERTLCSEVPYLGKFCSIEGNTDIGKVVGTTGETLQSYPLALTQLLITYHMLKAARVPE; this is encoded by the coding sequence ATGAGTCGTCCGATAATCCTCGGCATTGTGGGTGACAGCGCAGCGGGTAAGACCACTCTGTCGCGGGGTATTGCGCAGATTTTAGGTGAAGACGACGTTACCATCATCTGCACGGACGACTACCACCGCTACGATCGCAAACAGCGCAAAGAAATGGGCATTTCAGCCCTGCACCCCGACTGCAACTACATCGATATCATTCAGCAGCACCTGGGCCTGCTGCGCACTGGGCAACCTATCCTCAAGCCCATTTACAACCACACCACTGGCGAGTTTGACGCTCCCGAATATATTGAGCCCAAGCGCTTTGTAATCGCCGAAGGGCTGCTGGGCTACTCGACCCGCGCCTGCCGCGACGCCTACGATGTCAAAGTCTATCTCGCTCCTCCCGAAGACCTGCGCGCCAATTGGAAGATCAAGCGCGACACCCGCAAGCGCGGCTATACCCCCGAAGAAGTAGTTGAACAGATCAAAGCCCGGGAAGAGGACTCCGAAGCGTTCATTCGTCCCCAGCGGCAGTGGGCCGATGTAGTGGTTAGCTTTTACCCCCCAGATGGCAACAGCAGCGGTGACGAACTTCTGCTCAACGTACGTTTGGTAATGCGACCCACCATTCCCCACCCCGACTTTACCCACCTGCTAGAGGACAAAAACGGTGGTTCTCTAAGTGATGCGGTGCGCATGGGCCTCGATCGCGACATGGGCAAACCGGTAGACGTGCTCGAAATCGACGGCCACGCCACTGAAAAGCCCGTGCAAGAGCTAGAGCGCACCCTATGCAGCGAAGTTCCCTACCTGGGCAAGTTTTGCAGCATTGAGGGCAACACCGACATTGGCAAGGTGGTAGGCACCACGGGCGAAACCCTGCAAAGCTATCCCCTAGCGCTGACCCAGCTGCTCATTACTTACCACATGCTCAAGGCCGCCAGAGTCCCCGAGTAG
- a CDS encoding alpha/beta hydrolase: protein MLPTEQPLQALTYGPTDGTADWCLVALHGWGANAADLIGLAPYLEIANFSMVFPDAPWPHPQAPGGRMWYNFPNSYDFRRPYDFETQTDLQTSRERLKLWMSMLPQTTKIPLERTILAGFSQGGAMALDVGSQLTLAGQIILSGYLHSPAQAPVSPRPVMMVHGTFDAVVPIGKAQQANDALTAIGQPVTWQEMAMGHEIPPQVMGLIAGFCEDLRQASGNP from the coding sequence ATGCTGCCCACCGAACAACCGCTTCAGGCCCTGACCTATGGCCCCACCGATGGCACCGCTGATTGGTGCCTAGTGGCTCTCCACGGCTGGGGGGCCAACGCCGCCGATCTAATCGGATTAGCCCCCTATTTAGAAATAGCCAACTTCTCAATGGTCTTTCCCGATGCGCCCTGGCCCCATCCTCAGGCTCCGGGGGGCCGCATGTGGTACAACTTTCCCAACAGCTATGATTTTCGCCGCCCCTACGATTTTGAGACCCAGACTGACCTCCAGACCAGTCGAGAGCGGCTCAAGCTCTGGATGTCAATGCTGCCTCAAACCACCAAAATTCCCCTAGAGCGCACTATCTTGGCTGGGTTTTCCCAAGGGGGGGCGATGGCGCTAGACGTGGGGTCACAGCTGACTCTAGCCGGGCAGATCATTCTCAGCGGCTACCTGCACAGCCCTGCCCAGGCTCCGGTGAGCCCCCGCCCAGTGATGATGGTGCACGGTACCTTTGATGCGGTGGTGCCGATCGGCAAGGCCCAGCAGGCCAACGACGCCCTCACCGCCATTGGCCAACCCGTGACCTGGCAGGAAATGGCCATGGGGCATGAAATTCCACCTCAGGTAATGGGGCTAATTGCCGGGTTTTGCGAAGATTTGCGGCAGGCCAGCGGGAATCCCTGA
- the larB gene encoding nickel pincer cofactor biosynthesis protein LarB, with translation MTQPDALRSLLNAVSQGQLSPDAAFDRLKYLDFEPVDDFAKADHHRTLRTGFPEVIWGPGKTPHQIVQIMHSLHQHNPVVMATRIEPEVYAQVQQQIPAARYYDMARICALVPADWAAQHPGTIGVLTAGTADLPVAEEAAITAELSGFTVKRLWDVGVAGLHRLLHHRHLIRDMDVLIVVAGMEGALPSVVAGLADCPIIAVPTSIGYGASFNGLSALLTMLNSCAAGIGVVNIDNGFGSAVLAGQILRTGVRLGNKGVDG, from the coding sequence GTGACCCAGCCCGACGCTCTGCGCAGTCTACTCAACGCCGTTTCCCAGGGGCAGCTTAGCCCCGATGCTGCCTTTGACCGGCTCAAATATCTCGACTTTGAGCCGGTCGATGACTTTGCTAAAGCCGATCACCACCGCACACTGCGCACCGGCTTTCCAGAAGTTATCTGGGGGCCAGGCAAAACTCCCCACCAGATTGTGCAGATCATGCACAGCCTGCATCAGCATAATCCGGTGGTCATGGCCACTCGCATTGAGCCCGAGGTTTACGCCCAGGTGCAGCAGCAAATTCCGGCGGCGCGGTACTACGACATGGCCCGCATTTGCGCCCTAGTGCCCGCAGACTGGGCAGCTCAGCACCCTGGCACCATTGGCGTGCTGACGGCAGGCACCGCCGACCTACCTGTAGCCGAAGAGGCTGCCATTACCGCCGAACTGAGCGGGTTTACGGTCAAGCGCCTGTGGGATGTCGGAGTAGCCGGGCTACACCGCTTGTTGCACCACCGCCACCTGATTCGTGACATGGATGTGCTAATTGTCGTAGCGGGCATGGAGGGCGCGCTCCCTAGCGTAGTCGCGGGCCTAGCCGATTGCCCCATCATCGCGGTACCCACCAGCATTGGCTACGGAGCCAGCTTTAACGGCCTCTCGGCCCTGCTCACCATGCTCAACTCATGCGCAGCGGGCATTGGTGTTGTCAACATCGACAATGGCTTTGGCAGCGCGGTGCTGGCCGGCCAGATTTTGCGCACCGGAGTGCGGCTGGGGAATAAGGGAGTGGATGGGTAG
- the isiD gene encoding protein IsiD, giving the protein MLSLHVSPQTVSDMTPDTVAELATRLETDAYENAFEGLQDWHLLRAIAFQRPELVESYVYLLDLEAYDES; this is encoded by the coding sequence ATGCTGAGCCTACACGTTTCACCGCAAACCGTCTCAGATATGACACCGGACACGGTGGCTGAGCTGGCTACTCGCCTAGAGACCGATGCCTACGAGAATGCCTTTGAGGGACTGCAAGACTGGCACCTACTCCGGGCGATCGCCTTTCAGCGACCCGAGTTAGTTGAATCCTACGTCTATTTGCTCGACCTCGAAGCCTACGACGAGTCGTAG
- a CDS encoding U32 family peptidase, with protein MPALDPAASLNAPITSPMLPELLAPAGNWDCAKAAVENGADAIYFGLDRFNARMRAENFTEADLPELMAFLHRRGVKGYVTLNTLVFPSELAEAAQYLKTMIAAGVDAAIVQDIGVCRLIRHLSPDFPIHGSTQMTVTSTVGVEFARDLGCQLVVLARECSIKDLTKIQAQMGDRNIALPLEVFVHGALCVAYSGQCLTSEALGGRSANRGECAQACRMPYELIADGERVDLGDRAYLLSPQDLSGLSVLPELVKTGVSCLKIEGRLKSPEYVANVTRVYRQALDQLVARERESGNQLMAESEAAALTHATESSTHPPIHPPTHPPTQARYQLEMAFSRGLYTGWFEGIDNQTLVHARFGKKRGVYLGDITRVTNDAVFLKAQAPIKAGDGVVFDDGHPAEKEQGGRVYQVDDVGQETRLAFGRDALNLRRIHPGDKLWKTSDPALDKELQQTYSGDRPKFTRPITIEVHGVVGQEMVAIARDSQGHIAQAASTMALVEAHSKPLTGDRLEQQLGRLGNTPFHLKSLSNHLQGNVMIPVSELNRLRRELVEGLEELRLRPNPWHLNFNASLSNLTPNSGLDSPDRGSSPSTHPHLSILVRTRAQLAAATEAGIKTIYCEFENPATYRDAVGWFQVNRAHAEQTIWVAPPRITKPLETYILDQVKRSEADGYLVRNYDHLAYFADQRCVGDFSLNVANALTADYLLNRYGLERVTASYDLNADQLVELLESAPSQWFEITLHQHMPMFHMEHCVFCAFLSDGKDFRDCGRPCESQQVKLRDRVGTEHPLLADAGCRNTVFNGVAQTGAEYAQRLMQAGAQHFRLEFLDESPEQVERAIAQYRQLLAGEISGSQLWRTLHLQSKLGVTRGPLDSKHSSARG; from the coding sequence ATGCCTGCCCTCGACCCAGCTGCCAGTCTTAATGCTCCCATCACATCGCCTATGCTGCCAGAGCTGCTAGCCCCAGCAGGCAACTGGGACTGTGCCAAAGCAGCGGTCGAAAACGGGGCCGATGCCATTTACTTTGGCCTCGATCGCTTCAACGCCCGCATGCGAGCCGAGAACTTTACAGAAGCCGATCTACCTGAGCTAATGGCCTTTCTCCATCGGCGCGGTGTGAAGGGCTACGTCACGCTCAATACTTTGGTATTTCCCTCAGAGCTAGCAGAGGCCGCGCAGTACCTCAAAACGATGATTGCAGCTGGTGTCGATGCTGCAATCGTTCAAGATATCGGGGTGTGTCGGCTAATTCGCCATCTTTCGCCTGATTTTCCCATCCACGGCTCGACGCAGATGACGGTGACCAGTACCGTTGGGGTCGAGTTTGCCCGCGATCTGGGCTGTCAGCTGGTGGTGCTGGCGCGGGAGTGCTCGATTAAAGACCTCACCAAAATTCAGGCTCAGATGGGCGATCGCAACATCGCCCTACCCCTAGAGGTCTTCGTCCACGGGGCGCTATGTGTGGCCTACTCGGGCCAGTGCCTCACCAGCGAAGCTCTGGGTGGCAGGTCGGCCAACCGGGGCGAGTGTGCCCAAGCCTGCCGCATGCCCTACGAGTTAATTGCTGATGGGGAACGGGTGGATTTGGGCGATCGCGCCTACCTGCTCAGCCCCCAAGACCTCTCCGGTCTATCTGTTCTCCCTGAACTGGTAAAAACCGGCGTCAGCTGCCTGAAGATTGAGGGGCGGTTGAAGTCGCCGGAGTACGTCGCCAACGTGACGCGGGTGTATCGGCAGGCACTAGATCAGCTGGTGGCAAGAGAACGTGAGTCTGGGAATCAGTTGATGGCGGAGTCTGAGGCCGCGGCTCTAACCCACGCTACAGAATCATCCACCCATCCACCCATCCACCCGCCCACCCATCCACCCACTCAAGCCCGCTACCAGCTCGAAATGGCCTTCTCCCGCGGCCTCTACACCGGCTGGTTCGAGGGCATCGACAACCAAACCCTCGTCCACGCCCGCTTTGGCAAAAAGCGCGGGGTATATCTAGGCGACATCACCCGCGTCACCAACGATGCTGTGTTTCTGAAAGCTCAGGCTCCGATCAAGGCGGGGGATGGGGTAGTGTTTGACGATGGCCACCCCGCCGAAAAGGAGCAGGGAGGGCGCGTTTATCAGGTGGATGATGTCGGTCAAGAAACTCGGCTAGCGTTTGGCCGAGACGCGCTCAATCTGCGCCGTATTCACCCCGGCGACAAGCTTTGGAAAACCAGCGACCCAGCCCTAGATAAAGAACTTCAGCAGACCTACAGCGGCGATCGCCCCAAATTCACGCGGCCCATCACCATTGAGGTGCATGGCGTGGTGGGGCAAGAAATGGTGGCGATCGCCCGCGACAGCCAAGGCCATATTGCTCAGGCGGCCTCCACTATGGCCTTAGTAGAAGCCCATTCAAAGCCGCTGACGGGCGATCGCCTGGAGCAGCAGTTGGGCCGCCTGGGCAACACCCCGTTCCATCTCAAATCCTTGAGCAATCATCTCCAGGGGAATGTGATGATCCCCGTCAGCGAGCTGAATCGGCTGCGGCGAGAGCTGGTAGAAGGGTTAGAGGAGCTGCGCTTACGCCCTAACCCTTGGCACCTCAACTTCAACGCCTCTCTATCCAATCTGACCCCAAACTCTGGCCTAGATTCACCAGACCGTGGTTCCTCTCCATCAACTCACCCCCATCTCTCTATCCTTGTCCGCACCCGTGCTCAGCTTGCTGCCGCTACCGAGGCAGGCATCAAGACCATCTACTGTGAGTTCGAAAACCCTGCCACCTACCGTGACGCCGTGGGGTGGTTCCAAGTCAACCGAGCCCATGCCGAACAGACCATCTGGGTTGCCCCACCTCGCATCACCAAGCCGCTAGAAACCTATATTCTCGACCAGGTAAAGCGGTCTGAAGCTGACGGCTACCTGGTGCGCAACTACGACCACCTGGCCTATTTCGCCGATCAGCGCTGTGTGGGGGATTTTTCGCTGAACGTGGCTAACGCTTTAACAGCCGACTATCTGCTGAACCGTTACGGGCTAGAGCGAGTGACGGCCTCCTACGATCTGAACGCCGACCAGCTGGTAGAGCTGCTGGAGTCAGCCCCGTCTCAATGGTTCGAGATTACCCTGCACCAGCACATGCCCATGTTTCACATGGAGCACTGCGTCTTCTGCGCCTTTCTGTCTGATGGCAAAGACTTTCGCGACTGCGGCCGTCCTTGCGAGAGTCAGCAGGTCAAGCTGCGTGACCGAGTTGGCACCGAGCACCCTCTGCTAGCCGATGCGGGCTGCCGCAATACGGTGTTCAACGGTGTTGCCCAAACCGGGGCCGAATACGCCCAGCGGCTAATGCAGGCCGGAGCACAGCACTTTCGGCTGGAATTTTTAGATGAAAGCCCGGAGCAGGTGGAGCGCGCGATCGCCCAATATCGCCAGCTTTTAGCCGGAGAGATCAGCGGTAGCCAGCTCTGGCGTACCCTCCATCTGCAGAGCAAGCTCGGGGTTACCCGTGGCCCCTTAGACTCTAAACACAGCTCAGCCCGAGGCTAG
- a CDS encoding rhodanese-related sulfurtransferase, with protein sequence MDWAIATFYKFVTLSEPAALRRELLELCQSWGLRGTILLASEGLNATVAGDRQSVDTLLAWLHNHPEIGPFSHQESITAAPPFERMKVKLKREIVTLGHPEVNPAQQKVGTYVEPQDWNQLIADPEVMLIDARNNFEVELGTFKGAVNPQTHSFRELPNYVDNHLDPAQHKKVAMFCTGGIRCEKATAYLLEQGFEQVYHLQGGILNYLKTVPTADSLWQGDCFVFDERVAVNHCLQPSEYELCLGCGHPVGEAEKASPHYEAGISCPHCYAALTPAKRARLEARQRDR encoded by the coding sequence ATGGATTGGGCGATCGCCACCTTCTACAAATTTGTCACCCTGAGTGAACCAGCAGCGCTGCGCCGGGAGCTTTTAGAACTGTGTCAGAGCTGGGGGCTGCGGGGTACAATTTTGCTGGCTTCAGAAGGGCTGAACGCTACCGTAGCGGGCGATCGCCAGAGCGTTGATACCCTGTTGGCCTGGCTGCACAACCATCCCGAAATTGGCCCCTTCTCCCACCAAGAATCCATCACCGCTGCGCCCCCCTTCGAGCGCATGAAGGTGAAGCTCAAGCGGGAAATCGTCACCTTAGGACATCCCGAAGTCAACCCTGCTCAGCAGAAGGTCGGCACCTACGTCGAGCCTCAAGATTGGAACCAGCTCATTGCCGATCCTGAGGTGATGCTGATCGATGCTCGCAACAACTTCGAGGTCGAGCTGGGCACCTTTAAGGGCGCGGTGAATCCCCAAACCCACTCTTTTAGGGAATTGCCGAATTATGTAGACAACCACCTCGACCCCGCTCAGCATAAAAAAGTGGCAATGTTTTGCACGGGCGGCATTCGCTGCGAAAAAGCCACTGCCTACCTGCTAGAGCAGGGCTTTGAGCAGGTTTACCACCTCCAGGGCGGCATTCTGAACTACCTCAAAACAGTACCGACGGCTGACAGTTTGTGGCAGGGCGACTGCTTTGTGTTTGACGAACGGGTGGCCGTTAATCACTGCCTGCAACCCAGCGAATACGAGCTCTGCCTGGGCTGTGGCCACCCGGTGGGCGAGGCCGAGAAAGCCTCACCTCACTATGAAGCGGGCATCAGCTGCCCCCACTGCTATGCTGCTCTTACCCCCGCCAAACGGGCTCGGCTAGAGGCTCGTCAACGCGATCGCTAG